The Lutra lutra chromosome 16, mLutLut1.2, whole genome shotgun sequence genome segment AGCCCTGCGGACCCCGAGAGCAGGCTGCCATGACAGCCCACCTGTCCAGGTCTGGGCAGTCCCCTGGCTGTACCCACTTGTCCCCACTGGCCGGGCTCTGGCGGGGGGGAGATCCTGGCAGCCACCCTCTGCGAGGGCTTCCGCACGTCAGCACCCTCAGCTCACCCTGTGCGGTGGGGCGCAGTTCATGTCACCAGAGACAAGGAAACAGACTCTGACAGGTGGGCTGGGCtctcgggggcggggggatgcCCTAGGCTGCTCTCTGACCCACTTCCCATCCCCCTGGGCTGGctgaccctgcctgcctctccccctctgaaGCCTGGGGCGCCCATCCTGGCAACAAGCGCGATGTCCCCGCTCCCCGCCCTGTCCCCACAGGCCGTGGAGAAGCTGGTGCAGGGAGCCGAGAGCGGCTGCCATtcggagaaggagaagcagattgtCCTGAACTGCAGCCGGCTTCTTACCCGAGTGCTGCCCTACATCTTCGAGGACCCTGACTGGAGGGGCTTCTTCTGGTCCACAGTGCCCGGAGCAGGACGAGCAGGGGTCTGTGGGCCTGGCTGTGGGGCTGGGTGGGAAGGATGTGGCGAGACGGAGGGAACCCGTTCAGGGCCCGTCACATTCCTCCAAATCTCTTGTGGGGTTTGGGAAGTACAGGGGAAGGGGAATGGGGGTTGCGGCCAAGGCGTCTCCCACATGGGTGTCTGCCCCTTCAGCTGGGCAGACACGGGGGCAGGGCAGCTGGgcactctccctccccacccttcccctccctcgGTTTATCTCCAGGCAACTGGGCGAGGGTAGGACCCCAGTGATTCCCAGCAGGCCCGAGGCTCTAGAGTTTTCGGGACCTGGCCTGGCTCCTTCCAGCCCGTGGGGAGGTTTCTTCCTGGGCCCCAGCCCTCTTCTGCCTTAGGAGGTTTGGGGTGGTTGGGAAtctacttccttttccttctgtgtcttcctTCATCCCTCTGCCCATgagggcctgcctgggcccagATCCAACCCCCTTCCAACTCCCAAGTCCTGGGGCCACTTCTCCTTGGCCAGTGACCACTGAGGCGGCCTGTGCTATATCCTGAGCAGGGAGACGATGATGACGAGAACGCCCGGCCCCTTGCTGAGTCCCTGCTCCTGGCCATTGCCGACCTCCTCTTCTGTCCAGATTTCACTGTCCAGAGCCACCGAAGGAGCACTGTGGTGAGAGCCCTTGATCTCCACCTTTAGGCTGGGAGGGCTTTGGTCCTGGGTTAGGGGTTGAAGTTCCCTTGGGCAGGACCCCAtgggggcaggggctgccccCGAAGAGCTGGGCAGGTCTGGGAAGGGGCCGGTGAATGGCACAGCTGGAGAGGAGCCAGCTGGTGCCTGGCTCTACCCCCTCTATCCGGGAGCCTGAGCACAAGCACCCATTGTCCTCGCctgggcagtggggggtgggggtggggcttggaCCCAGGAGGTCTGGCCTGCTCACTTCCTATGGGCCCATGGACTTGACCTTCAGTgttctctgccctcccacccccacatacCACCAGGTGCACCCAATtccattcccctccctctctatctctccctgccCCAAGCTGGACTGAGCAAATAAAAgaaccagagaagaaaaattagcTTTCAAGAGGTTGAGAACATTCATTTCTTCCCTCATGCATTATCACCAGGGACATTTTGATAATTTGTCTTTAGGGGAATATGAGGGTCTCTGCCCCCAGGGACGACGGTGGGGGGACTTGGGTCGGCCACCCCCAGCCTGATCGCCCCTGAACCGTGTCCCCAGGACTCAGCGGAGGACGTCCACTCCCTGGACAGCTGTGAATACATCTGGGAGGCTGGTGTGGGCTTTGCTCACTCCCCTCAGCCCAACTACATCCATGACCTGAACCGGTGAGTTTTGCTTGGACCCAGAGCCCACAGTGTAGCTGGACTCCaggcctgccccccgccccgactCCCTGGCTCAGAGAGGGAACCATGCATGGGGTCCTTCGAGGAGACCCTATCTAGTCGTGACCCTGCAGCAGCCTGACAGGGAGAAAATGGGGTCATTTTGTTTCATGGACTTGTGCTGGAGCTAGGCAGGGTGGGCACGCCCTCCTAGAGAAGAATGGAGATCTTCAGGTACTGAACCCCCTGCCATACCCTACCCCCCAAGGATGGAGCTGTTGAAACTGCTGCTGACATGCTTCTCTGAGGCCATGTACCTGCCCCCAGCTCCGGACAGTGGCAGCACCAACCCGTGGGTGCAGTTCTTTTGTTCCACGGAGAACAGGTGAGGGGCCCCTGgcctttctttccattcttctccttcttcaggAGTCTCCTTCTTCAGAAGTCGCTCACCTTCCTGGAGTCTTAGTTGAGGGGGAGGTGGTGCCCCCTGGTGGTGATGGCTTGTAACTTAACAGCCCTCGTTATGCCCGCGGGTCCAGTGTCCCCCTGGAGGAAGCCCTAGGTGACCGGCCAGTACCTGGGTCCTCCATCCAGAGCTGTGCTGTCCAGCAGAAATATAATGGAAACCACATATGCTGATGTCAACAGAAGTTGAACATTTCTAGTGGTGacatgagaaaagtaaaaaagaaacaggtgaaattcattttaacatttcactTAACCCAATATACAGCAAATACTAGTATTTAACATGTACTCGAGATGCAAAATTACGGAGAGGTTTTACATTCCCTTTTCATGCGAAATTTTCAAAATCCGTAGTATAGTTTTACAATCACAACCCATCTCGGTTCAGACCAGCCTCCTTGCAAGCTCTCAGGGGCTCCATGAGGCTTGTCTGGGGCAGGGCTGCATagagagtgggtggggagagggcagaaggaaCACCCTGGAGGGTGGGGAAGCCTGGCTCACACGGGGGCGCTTCTGGGCTCTGGGGGGGGTGTCACAGGGCGGGACTGAGTGTGTAAAGCACCTACAGGTGCTCCAGCCCTACAACAGCAGCTGTGCCCAAGGCCCTGCGGCAGGCACGGGAATTAGTACAcaccgcccccctgccccccgccctgcCACGGTCATGGCTCAGCTTCTTCCTTCCTGCATGGCATGCCATGTCCTTCAGGTTTCGCTGGCCTTCTGCCCAACTCCTGCCTCCCCACGccaaagaagagaagggaagtgaggaGACTCCCTCCTCCAGCCACAATCCAAAGCTGGccagggttttggttttttttttttttcctctcaccagCATTATCAGGCAAATGGCCATGCTTTGCCACTCACTTAACCTCTTCaggtctcagtttccttgcctgtaaGATAAGGAGCTTGAACCCTGACATCTTACAGATCTCAGAATGATGTCAATCTCTGGCCTGGGAACTGGGTGATCCAGCACGTGCTCTGCTCCCCGAGGGGAAGCCCCCCTCCCTGGGGGACTCCAGCCCCCTGCTTTGAAGCCCCGGGGGAGGGTACCCCTGCCCCTCAGAGACCACAGTGGaccctaatgtaaattatggGTCCGTGTAGGTCCGTTGATTATAACATGAGCCACTCTACTGTGGGATGTCAGTAGTGAGGGAGACTGTgcatgggagggggtggggggcacggggcagtctctgttccttcctcatgatatttgctgtgaacctaaaactgctctaaacatagtcttataatttgttttttttttttaattttatttatttatttgacagacagagatcacaagtaggcagagaggcaggcagagagagaggaggaagcaggctccccgctgagcagagagcctgatgtggggctcgatcccagggccctgggatcatgacctgagccgaaggcagaggctttaacccactgagccacccaggcgcctcttgtaatttgtttttaataggcTTTAGCCCTTGTGGGAAAATCTAAGGGGCATGCACATGATTTCCCCCATAACTGGCTGCCCCGCTCTTGGTATAAATTCCTCTGCCCCTGGCCTAGCCTGGCCTGGGTCCTGGAGGGAGGCCAGGACAAGGAGAGGTCTCTTTTCCTCAGGGAGGGATGAGCCTGGTTCTGCTCTCTGTCCCCCAGCCTGGGGCTAGCACTGAACCCTTGTCAAGGGAGGGGGTGGCCCCTGGGGGGTGGTCTCCATAGCCTTGTTCCTCTTCTACTGCAGACACGCCCTCCCCCTGTTTACCTCCCTCCTCAACACCGTGTGTGCCTATGACCCTGTGGGCTACGGGATCCCCTACAACCACCTGCTCTTCTCCGACTACCGGGAACCCCTGGTGGAGGAGGCGGCCCAGGTGCTCATTGTCACCTTGGACCACGACAGTGCCACCAGCACCAGCCCTACCGTGGACGGCACCACGACAGGCACTGCCATGGATGACACGGATGTAAGGATGGGAGCGGCGGGGAGGGCAGCTGGCCCCACCAGGCTCTGGGCACTCTCCTTAGCAGAGCTGGGCAAGGGATACCCAGTGGGCACCTCGTGGTAGCCTGGGGATGTCCGAGGGGGCACTGCTGCCACCACCTAGGCCCAAGGTAGAGGCAAGGGGTGAAGCCACCTGCTTATCCCAGGCTCCACCCTCGGCAGCCTCCAGGACCCGAAAACCTGTTTGTAAACTACCTGTCCCGCATCCATCGGGAGGAGGTGAGTGGAACCCTGCTTTTGCCCCAGTGGGTTCTCAATGCCCACCTGCTACAATGGTTATGGCCTTGCAGGGGACTGAGGGGGTGGAGAtgagatggggttgggggagtccTGGCCCCTATGGGAAGGAACCATGGTCCCCATGGACTTGACGCCCCAAGTGAAATAGTGATGGCAGAATTTTGAGGGTTTTGAGATGCAGAAAAGGGCTAATGGCCTCAACTGGGTGGGGACAACTGGgcaggcttccaggaggaggcgGCTCTGATGTCAggttttggtggggggaaggatAGTGCACTTAGAGGCCAGGCAGAGCTGAGATTGTGTCTTGTGACCTTGGGGGAGGTTCTTGGGCTCCCAGAACTCTGGCTTCTGCTGCTGTAACATGGGGACAGCAACTGCTTCCTCTTCTTGTTGTAGGAGGTGCTTAGTAAGTGAAAAGCTCTTTGAGAGTCATAGAGTGTGCCTCTGGTGTGACAGGGtgatggggagggtggggggatggcatCTGCCCACACGCAGTCCAGGTGGGCAGGGGCCGGTTcggggtgtgggtgtgggggcgTCCCTAGGAGCAGCCTTGCTAAAACATGGGGGAGCCTGTggtctggggaaggggtgggggttcccTCCAGACCTGCCCTGGACTCAGCTTCCTGAGGGGGCTTCTCAGGACAACTACTGATGACAGAAGCTGGGCCTTTCAGGCTCTAGAGGTGGGACCAGGCTTGGGGGGGAGTAAGGAGGCGTTTGTGAGGGAGCTGGACCAGACAGATCCCTGCTGTCCCCGACTCAGGACTTCCAGTTCATCCTCAAGGGCATAGCCCGGCTGCTCTCCAACCCCCTGCTCCAGACCTACCTGCCCAACTCCACCAAGAAGATCCAGTTCCACCAGGAGCTGCTAGTCCTCTTTTGGAAGCTCTGCGACTTCAATAAGGTGGGCTGCCAGCCTAGTGGGCCGTGGTGTGCCCTGCGGTGGGGAGCGGCTACTCTGGCTAGCCCAGGAGGGGGACAGCCTCTGGGAAGGCTCCCAGGATGGGGAGACGGTGGGGCAGAGGGGTctcccctctgaccctgcccacccgttcactccctccctccagaAATTCCTCTTCTTTGTGCTCAAGAGCAGTGATGTGCTGGACATCCTGGTCCCCATCCTCTACTTCCTCAATGATGCCCGAGCGGATCATTGTAAGGCTGGGGTTGGCGTAAGATCCCGGGGGCTTCCCTGTAGAGGGGCGGGTCTGGCCAGTCTGCGCTGCCTCCCAGGAGCTGAGGCTCGGGGCGGGGCTTCTTCCAGTGCTGCTGAGTTGGGTCCCTGCCCCGCAGTCCTTCCtacagagcccccccccccccgccccgccccgtgtGTTGACTTCTGTACCCCATGCTGCAGCCCGGGTAGGCCTGATGCACATCGGAGTCTTCATCCTGTTGCTTCTGAGCGGGGAGCGGAACTTCGGGGTGCGGCTGAACAAGCCCTACTCGGTGCGCGTGCCCATGGACATCCCGGTCTTCACCGGTACCCACGCGGACCTGCTTATTGTGGTGAGGACGCTCCCTCCGCCAGGACCTGGGGGCATGGGGGGCATCCTTTTGGCTGAGTCTGGAGGTAGAGGGGACCCCAtggcctcccctctgcctcctggcaCAGGTGTTCCACAAGATCATCACCAGCGGTCACCAGCGGCTGCAGCCCCTGTTCGACTGCCTGCTCACCATCGTGGTCAACGGTAGGGGCGCTGGGAGCCCGCCTTCCCCGCGATCACCACCAGGTGGCGCCAGGCCACAGGCCTGCCTGCCGCGGTTCAAGCAGCCCAGTCCGGTAGCCAGACCCATAGCGGAGCGATGGCAGCCACGTTGCACTGGTCAATGTTCTAGTAGCCgtgttggaaggaaggaagggagggaggagggaagaaagggagggaggaggaaagggagagagggaggaaggaaggagtgacaatcattttataatatattttatgtatttcacacCATCCAAAATACCATATCAACCTATAAGCCCCGTAAAAGTTACTGGGATATCTCATATTCTTTTGACACCCAGTCTTCAAAATGTTGTGTGTCTCATGTGCGCGGCACATCTCAGTTAGAACTAGCTATGTTTCAAGCGTTGAGTGGCCTCCAGTGGCTCGTGGCTACTGTGTTGGACATCGCAGGTTTGGACGGTGTGGTCTGAGGGCGGCAGGGTGCACCCTACCCTCCAGCAAGGACTGGGGACAGCTGCCTCCGAGGGGAGGGGCTCGGGCTGGCTGGCCTGCTGGGCTCAGCCAGGTGGGGGGCCGTGAGCTGAGGTAGGATGGCTTCAGCGTGGCCGTCTGTGGAGGGGACGGTTCTGGATGGGAGTGCTTTGGACTCCCGAGTTGGTGGGACAGAGCTCTAGCTGCGCTGTGAGCTCCGGGGCCAAAAccctgccttcccttcctgcttCGCTTGCTGGGCCCGTCTCACGCATTCTAACTGAGCACTGGTTAAGTGTACCTGGCACTGAGAACACATTTGTGAACCAGAAAACCCAAGAAGATGCTTTTTTCTCCCTGTCCCAGcctggtgagggagggagagtgagacaaGGAAGTGCCCAGATCTGTATGTGACTTCAGGCTGTCCCCACACGTCTCATCTCTCGGACTCCCCCTCCCAAGCTCTGCCAAAAAAATTAGTTTCTGGTGATGCGTGGAGCATTGCAATTCCAGTTTGATATTCCGGAAGGACTTAAAGATCCGGAGTTTGTCTCCCTGCCCGGTGCATTTTATAACTGGGATCTCTGGGCAAGTTTACAAAcccgagtctcagtttcctcatctatgaaatggggctGGTTCCCTCTGCTCCGGCGCCCCCTTTCAGAAGCATGGGGAGGAGTGGGTGAGATGCCATGTGTGAGTGGCTCAGGGAACAGTGTGGCTCTCCACATGGTGCAGGGACAGGGTGTGGGGGGTCCACATGGCCTCCTGGAGCTCTACAGAGTGTGGCCCGTGTGGCTTCAGCCTCCGAGGGCTGGGTCTTCTGGGCTTTGTGGGGGATTTTCTAGGCAAGGGACAGGGAGGGCTTGGCAGCGGGAGCTCCACGTCCTGCTCAGGCCAAGGGCATGCGGGGATGGCTGGGTCCAGGAGTGAGCTGGCTCGTCCCCGCAGTGTCCCCCTACCTCAAGAGCCTGTCCATGGTAGCCGCCAACAAGCTGTTGCACCTGCTGGAGGCCTtctccaccacctggttcctcttCTCCGCTGCCCAGAACCACCACCTCGTGTTCTTCCTCCTGGAGGCCTTCAACAACATCATTCAGTACCAGTTCGACGGTGAGGCGGCAGCCCGGGCCCCCGTGGGGCCTCAGCGGCCGGACTTGGGATGGGCCGTGCGCAAGGACACCTTCCCGGTCCGTCTAAGGAGGGGAgaaccctctgccttcccctgcccctgtcGGCCCCTGTTCATTCAAcatgcatttattgagcaccagctGCATACCAAGccagtgctgggggcaggggctacAGGGGAGAGCAAAGCAGAGTGCTCCCTGCCCCATGCAGCTCACGGCTGGGGATGGAGGCCCGGAGGGAGGCTTTAAACAGATGGTCACCCAGAAAGGTCACCTTACATCAGATGAAAGGGAAGCTCAGGGCAGTGGGACCCTGCTGGGTGTTGTCTGTGTCACACGGCCTGGTGTCATAAGGGCCTTGCCACTTGTCACTTTTGTGACTGTGGGTGGGCACATAGCCTCCAGGTTTTAATGTCTTCGGCTGGaagacagttcttttttttttttttttaaagattttatttatttatttgacagacagagatcacaagtaggcagagaggcaggcagagagagagaggtggaagtaggctccctgcagagcacagagcccgacgtggggctcgatcccaggacactgggaccatgacctgagccgaaggcagaggctttaacccactgagccacccaggcgcccctggaagacAGTTCTAACAGTCCTGGAGTCCTTATGTCCGAGGGTGTTGGGAGGACAAGTAGTCAACCACAAGAAGCGTTTAGCACAGTATCTGGTGACTTAGCAGTTActattatttccaaaataatgttttcacTGATCTGTGAGGGGTGAATGGAGGTATGGTGAGGTAGAAAAAGCACTGTGGGGTGCCGCTGGGGGCAACCTATGCAAGAGCCCGGGAGTGACATGTTAAACTGGAAGCAGGACAGTGTGGTGAGAAGCAGGACCTGATTGCTGGGTGGGGCCTCGAAGGCCCAGAGTCGAGGGAATTCAGGGTGGGCCGTGGAGCACGGGCCATGTCGTCCTTCCTCCCTGATGACCTGGCTCAGGGACACAGTCAAAGTACAGGACAGCTGGCTTGGTGTGGACTCTGACGTGCTGGGCCTGCCCCACTTTCCCAGGGTTACCCCTTAGAGTGCCAGGTTGCGAGGGGTTCTGGAAGGTACTGGGGAGCGGCATGCGGGGAGCTCTGCCCAGAAGCTCTTCTCCAACGAGGTAGTGCAGTGTAGCCACAGTGGCACACACCGCCAGGTGCCAGCCCTTCTCCAGCCTGGAGTTAGACACCCTCCCGTCCTCCATACTCCCCCTTCCCAGAAACCTGCCAGGTGGAGGACGAGGCAAGGGGGCCTCCCCGAATGTGGCATGCTCCCTCCTTACAGGCAACTCCAACCTGGTCTATGCCATCATCCGAAAGCGCAGCGTCTTCCACCAGCTGGCCAACCTGCCCGCCGACCCGCCTGCCATCCACAAGGCCTTGCAGCGGCGCCGACGGCCACCTGAGTCCTTGTCTCGAACTGGCTCACAGGAGGGCGCCTCCATGGAGGGCTCCCGCCCTGCGGCCCCCGCTGAGCCTGGCACTCTCAAGACAAGCCTGGTGGCCACCCCAGGTCTGGcctggcaggtggcaggggcgtgtgtgtgtggaCGCCAGCATGGTTGGCACCCTGGCAGGGTCTCTAGGATGTCGTCCCATCTCTGGCAAAGGGCATGGACTGGGTTGGGAAGctgaggggatggggaggggataTTGGGAGGCCCAGGAAGGCTAGTTTGGTGCTgggtatggggggggggggttgggccTCAGAACTGCATGTCGGGGGGATCAGGCATGGCTAAAGTGAGTGGGAGAAAGAGGGGGCCTCATGGGGCCCAATGCAGGTGCTTTCTCAGAAGGGCCCTGTGGCAGGTGTCTTCacatccacccacccccactcccaggcaTTGACAAGCTGACGGAGAAGTCCCAGGTGTCAGAGGATGGCACCTTGCGATCCCTGGAGCCCATGTCCCAGCAGAGCTCGGCAGAGGGCAGCCCAGCCACGGAGGTGGGCGATGGGGACTCCTGCAGTGGGGTGACACTGGGACTTCCCTTTTTCCCTGGCCTCTGCCATTGGGCGGGGCCAGGGCATTCCGGGGTCACCTGCAGCAGAGGGCAGGAACCCTGTGCCCAGGACATGCGGGGGGCTGT includes the following:
- the HID1 gene encoding protein HID1 gives rise to the protein MGSADSKLNFRKAVIQLTTKTQPVEATDDAFWDQFWADTATSVQDVFALVPAAEIRAVREESPSNLATLCYKAVEKLVQGAESGCHSEKEKQIVLNCSRLLTRVLPYIFEDPDWRGFFWSTVPGAGRAGGDDDDENARPLAESLLLAIADLLFCPDFTVQSHRRSTVDSAEDVHSLDSCEYIWEAGVGFAHSPQPNYIHDLNRMELLKLLLTCFSEAMYLPPAPDSGSTNPWVQFFCSTENRHALPLFTSLLNTVCAYDPVGYGIPYNHLLFSDYREPLVEEAAQVLIVTLDHDSATSTSPTVDGTTTGTAMDDTDPPGPENLFVNYLSRIHREEDFQFILKGIARLLSNPLLQTYLPNSTKKIQFHQELLVLFWKLCDFNKKFLFFVLKSSDVLDILVPILYFLNDARADHSRVGLMHIGVFILLLLSGERNFGVRLNKPYSVRVPMDIPVFTGTHADLLIVVFHKIITSGHQRLQPLFDCLLTIVVNVSPYLKSLSMVAANKLLHLLEAFSTTWFLFSAAQNHHLVFFLLEAFNNIIQYQFDGNSNLVYAIIRKRSVFHQLANLPADPPAIHKALQRRRRPPESLSRTGSQEGASMEGSRPAAPAEPGTLKTSLVATPGIDKLTEKSQVSEDGTLRSLEPMSQQSSAEGSPATEEPDQAWREQRRLSSTSASGQWNPTSEWVLSWKSKLPLQTIMRLLQVLVPQVEKICIDKGLTDESEILRFLQHGTLVGLLPVPHPILIRKYQANSGTAMWFRTYMWGVIYLRNVDPPVWYDTDVKLFEIQRV